DNA from Marinoscillum sp. 108:
TTATGTGGGTCAACGCCCTAAGCTTGAGGTCTTAAATGAATGGATGAAAGCACTCGACATCAGCTACAGTGAGGTCTGTTTTATTGGTGATGACCTCAATGACCTGGAGGTCATGCAAAAAGTGGGTTTCTCTGCCTGCCCGGCGGATGCAGCATCCGGTATCAAGAAAATTGCGAAAGTGGTATTGGACAGAAAAGGTGGAGATGCTGCGGTGCGTGAATTTATTGATCGATTTATCCTTTCTGGGGACTAATCAATCAAATTTATTTAAAAACTGAGTGAAGAAGAAGATGGGCATTGGCCAGAGCTTCCTGGCAAACTTCTTTTTGAAAAAGCCAAAATGGCCAATTTTTTCAAATCCCAGATCTTTTGGTTTGATAAACTGAAAAGTGGTCACGGCATTTCGATAATAATGCATCAGGGCCTGTGTAGCGGCCGAAGGTGCCAGCAGTTTATCATCCTGAATATTCACAAAATGCACCGGGATCTTTACCGCATCAAATTTTTGGGCCATCTCCTTACTCCCCTGCAATACGCCCTGAGGGTGGGTTCCCCACTTTCTCCACTCGAGTGCCGCATTCCTGGGGATATCTATTTTTCCACCCATGGTCCAGCCCGGCAAGTAGCGGTAGATGGCCACAGTGGTGGGTATTAAAATATACCAGAAAATCAGTACATACAGCCACCAAAAGCCCTTCCAGTGTCCATTATAGGCAGATTGAGACCCCACAAAGTAAGCTGATCTAATGCGTCCGTTGTTGGCCGCCTTTGGAAAAATCTGCCCCGCCACACTGTGACCTATCAGGAAAATTTTATCATATTTTTTATTCGCCCAGGCAATCACGCTATTGAGGTCTTTGTCCCCCCAGTCGCTCATTTTGCAGCGCTCGTCTTTGACCGAGCTGTGCAGCGAGTCTCCTATCCCCCGATAGTCAAAAGTGATCACATCAAATTCTTTGTATTGGCAAGCGTAGTCTGCAAACCCTTTGTAGTAGCGCTGAGGGGCCCCTGCTGCAGGGCTCACGATGATCAGATGTGCGCTTTTGGCATCCCCTGAAAAAAGCGTAGCGCTTATTTTAGTTTTATCCTCCGAAATGATCTGAAACCCTTCAGCCTTATGCATGCCTTGTTTTTATACTGAATTTGCCGATGTGGCGGATGACATCTGACTGCCGCAAATGTATTATAATACTTTATATTCACAATCCGTTTGGCAATGTGTCCATTTCAAATATTTTTGCAACTCAAATAGAAACCAATCCAAAATGAGCGTTCTAGTTAATAAAAATTCTAAAATAATCGTACAGGGCTTTACCGGCACTGAAGGAACCTTCCACGCCACTCAAATGATTGAGTACGGCACGAATGTAGTAGGAGGCGTAACTCCAGGCAAAGGTGGACAAAGCCACCTGGACAAACCTGTGTTTAATACTGTGAAGGATGCCGTAGATGCAACAGGTGCTGACGTATCTATCATCTTCGTGCCACCAGCATTCGCTGCTGATGCCATCATGGAAGCTGCTGATGCAGGCATCAAGGTTATCATCACCATCACAGAGGGTATTCCTGTGAAGGACATGATGAAAGCCAAACCTTACGCCATTGCCAGAGGAGCCAAACTGGTAGGGCCAAACTGCCCTGGGGTGATCACTCCGGGTGAAGCCAAAGTGGGCATTATGCCAGGTTTTGTATTTAAGAAAGGAAATATTGGGATCGTTTCTAAATCAGGAACATTGACCTACGAAGCAGCCGATCAGGTAGTAAAAGCAGGATTGGGTATTACTACCGCCATCGGTATTGGAGGAGATCCTATCATCGGTACTTCTACCAAAGATGCTGTACAGTTGCTCATGGAGGATCCGGAGACTGAAGGGATCGTGATGATCGGTGAAATCGGTGGAAACTACGAAGCTGAGGCAGCCAAATGGATCAAAGAAAATGGCAACAAAAAGCCTGTAGTAGGATTTATTGCCGGCCAAACAGCACCTCCCGGAAGAAGAATGGGCCATGCCGGAGCCATTATCGGTGGCGCAGATGACACTGCTGCCGCCAAAATGAAGATCATGGCCGCCAATGGCATCCATGTGGTCAACTCCCCTGCAGATATCGGGGAAGTCATGAAAAAAGCATTGGGCTAATAACTTTAGTTCGATTAGATATAGATAAGCCGGTCAGAATTTTCTGACCGGCTTTATTTTTTTATTGCCCTTCTTTTTTTTTGCAAACTAATTTTTCCGTGTTACGTTTGTGCTCTCAAATCGATAAAGCATCGATTTATAAAGAAGCGCTGAGAGACAGGCTCTAAGAAGCGCTAGCAACCCCCACCCTAAACGGGAAGGTGCTAATTCCTGATATATAAATTGATAGTTATGAAATTCAACAAAAACACTTTTGCGAAAGCAACTGCTTTTTTGCCAAGCATTGAAGCAAGGTTATCTATTTCACATTCTCCGATCGACAGAGGGTTCTGTTGTATGTGTTACTACTGCTAATTCCGCAGGTATTGTTCCTTTTAGTTATTGGAAAATCCGCAGGCCGATTCATGTATTGTCTTTGGTCATAAAAGCATACCCCATATACTATTCTAGAATCTTAAAAAATATACACTCATGTCAGCATTAAAATTTGAAACCTTACAACTACACGCAGGCCAGGAAATAGACCCCACTACAGGATCACGGGCTGTGCCTATTTATCAAACTACTTCATTCGGATTCAAAAACTCCGAGCACGGCGCTAACCTTTTCGCCCTGAAGGAATTTGGAAACATCTATAGTCGGATCATGAATCCCACCAATGATGTATTCGAGAAGCGTATCGCTGCACTGGAAGGGGGAGTGGCCGCATTGGCGGTAGGCTCCGGGCAAGCTGCTCAGTTTATCGCACTCAGCAATATTCTGGAGTCTGGTGACAACTTTGTGTCCAGCTCATTTCTCTATGGCGGCACTTACAATCAGTTTAAAGTAGCCTTCAAGCGCCTCGGCATTAAAGTGAAGTTTGCTGAAAGCGACCAGGCCGAAGAGTTTGAGAAATTGATCGATGAGAAAACCAAAGCCATTTATCTGGAAACCATCGGCAATCCGGGTTTCAACGTGCCTGATTTTGAGGCGATCGCGGCAGTAGCCAAAGCAAACAATATTCCACTCATAGTGGACAATACTTTTGGAGCTGGTGGCTACCTCTTTCGACCTTTGGAGCATGGGGCTTCAGTGGTCACTGCCTCGGCTACCAAATGGATAGGTGGCCATGGCACAAGCATAGGTGGTGTGATCATAGATGGCGGAAACTTCAACTGGGGCAATGGAAAATTCCCGCAGTTTACCGAGCCTTCTGAGGGCTATCACGGATTGGTCTTCTGGGATGTGTTTGGAGAAGGAAATCCGCTAGGTCTGCCCAATATTGCCTTTGCTATCCGAGCCCGGGTGGAAGGTCTAAGAGATTTTGGACCGGCACTCAGCCCATTCAATAGCTTCTTGCTTTTGCAGGGACTGGAAACGTTATCGCTGCGCGTGCAGCGTACCGTGGATAATGCACTGGAACTGGCGCAATGGCTGGAGCAGCACCCATTGGTAGAAACCGTCAACTATCCGGGTCTGAAAAGCAGCAGCTATCATGAGCTTGCC
Protein-coding regions in this window:
- a CDS encoding HAD family hydrolase, whose product is MSKLSHIKLLVLDVDGTMTDGGIYIMEDGRQFKKFHARDGLGIKEAIKAGVEVGIISHSLATEMVNSRANMLGMKHFYVGQRPKLEVLNEWMKALDISYSEVCFIGDDLNDLEVMQKVGFSACPADAASGIKKIAKVVLDRKGGDAAVREFIDRFILSGD
- a CDS encoding alpha/beta fold hydrolase — protein: MHKAEGFQIISEDKTKISATLFSGDAKSAHLIIVSPAAGAPQRYYKGFADYACQYKEFDVITFDYRGIGDSLHSSVKDERCKMSDWGDKDLNSVIAWANKKYDKIFLIGHSVAGQIFPKAANNGRIRSAYFVGSQSAYNGHWKGFWWLYVLIFWYILIPTTVAIYRYLPGWTMGGKIDIPRNAALEWRKWGTHPQGVLQGSKEMAQKFDAVKIPVHFVNIQDDKLLAPSAATQALMHYYRNAVTTFQFIKPKDLGFEKIGHFGFFKKKFARKLWPMPIFFFTQFLNKFD
- the sucD gene encoding succinate--CoA ligase subunit alpha, with amino-acid sequence MSVLVNKNSKIIVQGFTGTEGTFHATQMIEYGTNVVGGVTPGKGGQSHLDKPVFNTVKDAVDATGADVSIIFVPPAFAADAIMEAADAGIKVIITITEGIPVKDMMKAKPYAIARGAKLVGPNCPGVITPGEAKVGIMPGFVFKKGNIGIVSKSGTLTYEAADQVVKAGLGITTAIGIGGDPIIGTSTKDAVQLLMEDPETEGIVMIGEIGGNYEAEAAKWIKENGNKKPVVGFIAGQTAPPGRRMGHAGAIIGGADDTAAAKMKIMAANGIHVVNSPADIGEVMKKALG
- a CDS encoding O-acetylhomoserine aminocarboxypropyltransferase/cysteine synthase family protein; the protein is MSALKFETLQLHAGQEIDPTTGSRAVPIYQTTSFGFKNSEHGANLFALKEFGNIYSRIMNPTNDVFEKRIAALEGGVAALAVGSGQAAQFIALSNILESGDNFVSSSFLYGGTYNQFKVAFKRLGIKVKFAESDQAEEFEKLIDEKTKAIYLETIGNPGFNVPDFEAIAAVAKANNIPLIVDNTFGAGGYLFRPLEHGASVVTASATKWIGGHGTSIGGVIIDGGNFNWGNGKFPQFTEPSEGYHGLVFWDVFGEGNPLGLPNIAFAIRARVEGLRDFGPALSPFNSFLLLQGLETLSLRVQRTVDNALELAQWLEQHPLVETVNYPGLKSSSYHELAKKYLKNGFGGVLSFTLKGEKELATQLVDNLELVSHLANVGDAKTLIIQPAATTHQQLSNEEQLNAGVLPNLLRVSLGIEHIDDIKADFQQAFEKIYADNQVNA